AAGCAGGCCCTCGAATATGCCGAGTTGGCGGATCCGGAAAACTATCAGGCCTACCGCACCGAAGAGGGTTCGGACCAAATAGCGATTGTCCACGTCAGCCCATCTGCTGCTCAACCTGAAAATATCGCCAGAGCCGAAGAGGCTAATAAGTACCTCAGGCAGACCGGCCTCTGGACATGGGCATCCAAATCATTCGAAGAGACGACATTGAACGACACTTATACGATCGAGGATGCCATCGTATTGTCCAAGGAAGCGGACGCCAGCGACTTATTCGAACACCCGAACAGCGAGAATGAAGAAGAGCAGTTGGGGATGCGTCGAGGTGCAGTCGCCGCCACAGCAGCCATAGCACTTAACTTTAGAGAAGGGTGTACACACGAAGACCTTGAGTGGGCTCGTGGTGTCCTAGGACGCGCAATCCGTCTGCCAGAAAAGTTCGAATCGATGTGGTCCCCTGGTTCCGTCGTCCCGTGGCACCAGGGGATCTATGTGGCACGGGGGCTCGCAGCGGATCTCCGGGAAGGTACAGCAGCGCGCAGCACGGCCAATGACCTCCTCGGGCTAATCGCGCACCCACTTGAAATTGTTGCGTTGACCGCACTCGAAGAGGCCTGCAAGCTTTGGCCTAATGACTCGAAGTTGACTTGGGCCGCGCTGATATTGGCGTTTTCACTCTGCCACGTTCCTCCGCGGCCGCGTGACCAGCCCCGTCAACACGGTGAGGCACTCCATACATCAAATGAAGCACAAGCCGCTGTCAACGCGGCGCTTGCGTTCTATGAGCACGGAAGCGAATGGGCGCCTCTCCCTTTACCGCCTCCAGCCTGGGTGAAGGTCGAACCTGAGAAGGGCCGGCGTGGGTATCAAAGATATGAAGATTACGACTTGGATGATGCAACCGACGCTGCTGAAGTATGGGGTGAACCGGATGTCTTCTGGCACTCAAAGCAGGCTGCAGAAGTCCTTCAGCGCATCCCCTTGGACGAGGTTCTAAACAGCAGTGCAAAGAGCGTGCTTCTCGACTTCCTTGCCAGTGTTCTCGACTGGACCAACCAGAAGAATGCACCACCGTGGGTGAAGCCCGGACGCCGCGATCGGTCGGCGACCCAAATCTTTGAGTGGACGCATACGCTCGGATCAAGGCTGGGATACATGGCTGGCCTTATGCCGCTTGCCGACTTTCAGGCGCGCTTTCTTGATCCGATTTTGGACCTCGAAGGCGACAATTGCTGGTCTCTTCTTTCGCCATTCACGAGCACCTTTGTCTGCGCTTACGTGTACGATGCGCCGGTCGCTCCAGTCGATACAGTTGCGATACTCGATCTCTGTCTCGCGCGGCTCCTCCAGGACCGTACCTTCAAGCGTGACACCTACCGGAGCGGAGAATTTTCAGGCTTCGATCAACCCGAGCTTGTTCGTACGTTGATGTTTGTCTCAGTCGAACGCGCCGATTTGGCCGCTCGCTACGTGAATGGCGACTGGTCCGAAATCAACCGCATCCTGCCCTTGATTGATCGATTTATTCGCGCTGGCGGATGGGCTGCTTCAGTGATGGACTCATTCTTGACGCTCTGTGAACGAGCAAGAGCTAACTACCCGGCCGAAGCCTTCGCAGAGCAAGTGCTCGCAATTATCGGCGACGGTCCCGACAGCCTGAAAGGTTGGCATGGAACATTCATCCCAGCACGCATTGCAGAGCTGGTGCAACACTTTGCACATCGTGACGCGCCGATGACGCTGGCCCTGGCACAGAAGTTCCTGCGAATCCTTGACATGTTAGTCGACATGGGAGATCGGCGAAGTGCCGCGCTGCAGCTTGGTGAATCGTTCCGCGAGATTAGTGCGCTCTCTTAGCTCGATGAGCATGCATTACTGGCTTTATCAGATCTGAGTTTAGTTCTGACGGACGAAGTTGTGAGAGTGATCGGTAACCTGTAATAAATAGACAAGGCCGTTAGTGTTCAGAATAACGTTTGACGATCACTAGTCAGATCTTTCGTGCGTGAAAATCGAGTGTCCACATTTTTAAAGCGTGGCAGACGGTGTGTGCGGGCTAGCAAACCACCCCACCTACCGAATAGATTTCCCATCGTCCACCGCCACTAATTCTCGCACTATGCCCCGTAACAACTCACGGGAGCAGCAGTGCCATGAAACGCCAATTCTGGCCATCAACTTTTCTGATTCTAGGCTTGTGCGTCGCGCCGGCGGCGTTCGCTGATGCAGACGCGGAGCGTGAGGCGCTGGCGAAAATCATCCATGAGCTCAATGCCCTCGAGACGCTAATCAATCGCGCTGAGGTCAATGCTGATCGGGATTCCCGTATCCGATTTCGTTATGACTGGCTGCGTCAGGATCTGAAGCAGATCAAGGACGGCATCCAGTCACACATCGATTCCCCCCGCGCGCAGCCTCGCTCATTTCCGCCATTGCGCGGCGATTACCGTCGATAGGTCTGGAGCATGACCGCCGCACAGCAAACTGCATTCCAGGCCGGCTCCGGTATTACGCCAGCCACCATGCTGACGTCGATCGCGTCGATGGTTCTGGTGTTGGCGTTTGTCTGGGTTATCTGGGTGGCGTTAGGGGTTTTTCGGGCCTGGCAGGAAGGGCAAGCCACGGTCTTCGATCTGACCTGGAGCACTCTGCGAGCAAGCATTGTTTTGATGGTTTTGGGTTTCTATTTGCGGTGAGTCAATCGAGAAAGTCCGGTAAGGGCAAACGGCGATGCATCGCAGTGGGATGCGGGGATAGGCCCCCTTTTTATCAGCGTTACAGAAGAGGACATTTGTTATGGGTACATCAAATACAAAAATCGGCACCAACAAAAAATCGTCTGCCAATCGCAAGTCGCTATTGGCGGCGGCCGCGGTGCTTTTCCCACTGCCGCTCTGGGCGGCGTTGCCGACGCCGGTCGCGCCGAGCACCGCTCCGCCGGCCGGTGACTGGATAGGCCTGATTCAGGGCTATATCAAAGATGGTGGTTTGGTACTCGGACTGGCCATTGCAGTTCTGGGATTTCTCTGGATCGCGTACCTGGGCTTCGCGAAATTCAATGAAGCTCGCCAAGGCAAGGCGGAGTGGGCTGAAGTCGGTGTCCTGGGGATCGTCGGCGCGATTGTGCTGATCTTCGCCAGCTATCTGCTCACAGAAGCGGCTGGCGTTATTTAACTCCCGACGTCAACAGCTGCTTGCAATAGGAGACGCGAATGTCCAACGACCATGAAACTCTGGCGGATCGGCTCAATGCCGAGCCCGCCATCTTTAAAGGCTGCTCATCCTCTGAGCTCGGCATGATTGTGGGGTTTGCCATCGTGGTATGGCTGCCCCTCAGTCTCTTACTGGCCTGGTTGCTGGGGGCAATCACTATGGGCTTTGGTATCGCCGGTGTCGGTGTGGTGGCCACCGTCGTGGTTATGGCGACGTTGTTTCAGCGTATCAAACGCGGGCGGCCTGAGGGCTATTACCAACAATGGCTACGTATTCGTTTGCAAACGATGGGGCTGTATCGCACGCCCTGGGTATTACGTAGCGGGTCCTGGGACATTGGGAGAACGCACTATGCGCCGCTACCGACTCGAAATCGATAACGTGCGGTCACATTTGCGCTCCCTGTGGGTCGTGATCGGCTTGCAAGGACTGATCATTCTCGCGCTCTGGATCGGCTGGAGCCAGGCACCCAAGCAGCTGCGAGTTTATGTACCACCTGATTTGCGCTCGGGCGCTGTGTTGGCCGCAGAGGAAGTACCTCCAGCGAACGTCTATGCCTTCGCGTTCTACATTTTTCAGCAGCTCAATCGCTGGCCCGAGAACGGCGCGACAGATTACGGCAATGCGATTTTTCGGATCTCACCCTATCTGACGCCTCGCTACCGCAATGATCTGATCGAGGATATGGAGTTGAAGGCCAGACGTGGTGAGCTGGCTTATCGGGTGCGCGGTGTTCATGAAGTGCCGGGGCATGGCTACGAAGAACGCCGCGTTGACGTGTTGTCCTCCGACGCCTGGATCGTGTGGCTGGACCTGGATTTGCTGGAGTCGGTGAAAGGCATGACCGTAAAGCAGACGACGATTCGATACCCGGTTCGCGTAGTGCGCCAAGCCATCGATCCAGAAACCAATCCCTGGGGTCTGGCGCTTGATGGGTACGCAAGTGACGGTCCGCGTCGATTAACCGATGCCGAACTGTCTGAACCCAGTGCAACCGGCAGCAACACCGGTAAGGAGCCCTCCAAATGAATGTCACTGATTACTACGTTCCAGTGAAATGGATTGCCCTGCTCTGGTCCTGTTTTCTCGGGTTATGTTTTCCCTTGGTCTCCTTTGCGCAAGTCGATGACGCGGCATCGAACAGTCCTGAAAGAATTGTCTGGAACAAAGCGCCTATTGCCATCCCACTGGTCGTCAGTGAAGAGCGCCTTGTGCATTTTCCGGATTCGGTGAGCATCGGTTTGCCGCAGTCACTGACACCGTTTCTGCGCAGCCAAAGCATCAATGGCACCTTATACCTGTTGGCCAGACAACCCTTTGAGACCACCCGTGTCATGGTGCGCTCGGAAACCGATGGCCCGATTTACGTCCTCGATATTTCAGCGTCACCAAGCGGATCAGACAGTCGCTCATTGCCTGATGTGCGGATACTGCTGGAGTCACCGCAAGACGCCGGTGCCGCTGAGTCGACATCTGACAATCGATCACTGTCTTTGGGTTATGCCACGTTAACCCGTTATGCCGCTCAACAACTCTACGCGCCAACGCGACTGATCCCGCATCAGTCGGGTGTGGTTGCCATGCCGGTAAATGCCGAGCCGGTCGATCTGGTGCATGGCGCAAAGGTTGAAGCCGTGCCGGTCGCCGCGTGGAAGGTGGGGCTGAAGTACGTTACTGCCGTAAAACTCACCAATC
This sequence is a window from Nitrosococcus oceani ATCC 19707. Protein-coding genes within it:
- a CDS encoding TIGR03750 family conjugal transfer protein, encoding MSNDHETLADRLNAEPAIFKGCSSSELGMIVGFAIVVWLPLSLLLAWLLGAITMGFGIAGVGVVATVVVMATLFQRIKRGRPEGYYQQWLRIRLQTMGLYRTPWVLRSGSWDIGRTHYAPLPTRNR
- a CDS encoding TIGR03749 family integrating conjugative element protein, which encodes MNVTDYYVPVKWIALLWSCFLGLCFPLVSFAQVDDAASNSPERIVWNKAPIAIPLVVSEERLVHFPDSVSIGLPQSLTPFLRSQSINGTLYLLARQPFETTRVMVRSETDGPIYVLDISASPSGSDSRSLPDVRILLESPQDAGAAESTSDNRSLSLGYATLTRYAAQQLYAPTRLIPHQSGVVAMPVNAEPVDLVHGAKVEAVPVAAWKVGLKYVTAVKLTNRTQRPLVLDPRELRGSWLAATFQHNRLLPAGNAADTTAVYLVSDRPFDVAL
- a CDS encoding RAQPRD family integrative conjugative element protein; this translates as MKRQFWPSTFLILGLCVAPAAFADADAEREALAKIIHELNALETLINRAEVNADRDSRIRFRYDWLRQDLKQIKDGIQSHIDSPRAQPRSFPPLRGDYRR
- a CDS encoding PFL_4703 family integrating conjugative element protein, which translates into the protein MRRYRLEIDNVRSHLRSLWVVIGLQGLIILALWIGWSQAPKQLRVYVPPDLRSGAVLAAEEVPPANVYAFAFYIFQQLNRWPENGATDYGNAIFRISPYLTPRYRNDLIEDMELKARRGELAYRVRGVHEVPGHGYEERRVDVLSSDAWIVWLDLDLLESVKGMTVKQTTIRYPVRVVRQAIDPETNPWGLALDGYASDGPRRLTDAELSEPSATGSNTGKEPSK
- a CDS encoding TIGR03745 family integrating conjugative element membrane protein, translating into MGTSNTKIGTNKKSSANRKSLLAAAAVLFPLPLWAALPTPVAPSTAPPAGDWIGLIQGYIKDGGLVLGLAIAVLGFLWIAYLGFAKFNEARQGKAEWAEVGVLGIVGAIVLIFASYLLTEAAGVI
- a CDS encoding TIGR03758 family integrating conjugative element protein; its protein translation is MTAAQQTAFQAGSGITPATMLTSIASMVLVLAFVWVIWVALGVFRAWQEGQATVFDLTWSTLRASIVLMVLGFYLR